In the genome of Natronomonas salina, the window GCTGGATGAACTCGTGGGCCTCGGCGTCCTTCGCCGCCGCGACGACGTCCTCGTGCGAGGCGTCGAACCGGCCGTAGCGGATGTTCTCGGCGACCGTGCCGTCGAAGAGGACGGTATCCTGGCTGACGTAGCCGATCGCTCCCCGGAGGTCCTCGAGGGCGTACTCGCGGATGTCCGTCCCGTCGAGCCTGATCTCGCCGTCCGTGACGTCGTAGAGCCGTAGCAGGAGCTTGCAGACCGTCGACTTCCCGGCGCCGGTCGGCCCCACGAGTGCGACCGTCTCGCCCGGTTCCGCGGTGAACGTGACGTCCGAGAGGACGAGTTCGCCGTGCTCGTCGCCCTCGGCGGCGGCCAGCGCCGTCTCCGGATACGCGAAGTCGACGTCGCGGTACTCGACGCGGCCCGCCACGTCGTCGAGCGGCGCGTGGTCGTCGGGGCCGGTGATCTTCACCGGGACGTCCATCAGCCCGAAGACGCGCTCGCTGGAGGCCTTCGCGTTCTCGTACTGGTCGACGATGTTGCTCACCTCCGCCAGCGGCGTGACGATCCGCTGGGTGAGGAAGATGAACGTGACGAACGCGCCGACCGAGAGCTCGCCGGTGAAGGGGCCGGGCGCCCCGGAGAACAGCCAGACGCCGCCGACGAGGAACGTCGCGGCGAAGGCGACGCCGGCGAGCAGCTCCATGCCCGGCCGGTAGAGGTAGTTCAGCCGCAGGACGGCCATCGTGTGCTCGAAGTACGAGTAGGAGGCGGCGGTCACCTTCTCGGTCTCGTGGTCCTCGGTCGCCGAGGCCTTCACCAGTTCGACGCCGCCGAGGCTGTTCTCCAGGCGCGTGTTCAGGTCGCCGACGCTGGAGCGCTGGGCGACGTACCGCGGCTCGACAGCGCGCATGAACCAGAGCGTGAAGCCCACCATCGCGGGGATGACCACGAGCGTGACGAGCGCCAGCTGCCAGTTCAGGTAGACGAGGACCGCGGCGATGCCCAGCACCATCACGCCCAGGCGCGCGGAGTTCTGCAGGGCGTTGTCGAGGAAGACCTCGAGGTTCGAGGCGTCGTTGTTCAGGACGCTCATCACCTCGCCGGTCTGCTTGTCGTCGAAGAAGGGCATGTCGAGTCGCTGCATCTTCGCGAAACTGTCGGTGCGGACGTCGTGCATCACCCGGTGGGCGAAGACGTTGGCGGCGACGCCGTAGATCCAGGTGAAGACGCCGGTGACGACGAAGGAGCCGACGATGACCGCGACCGAGAACCAGAACTGCGCCTCGTCGCCGGTCGGCAGCCAGGCGTCCGGGACGAGCGGCAGCGTGTAGTCGCTCTCGCCGACGAACACCGCGTCGATGGCGACGCCGAGCACCAGCGGCGGCAGCAGGCTGGCGACCCGCGCCGTGACGTTCGCGACCATCCCCAGCGTGAACCACTCGATCTCCCTGAGCCCGTACTCGCGGAACAGCCGCGAGAGCGGCCGGTCGACCCGGTCGCGGTAGACCTCGAAGACGCCGTCGTCGTCTGCCGTTCCCATCGTGCCGAGGGAGACGGCCGCACCCCATGTATCCCGCGATAGCGGTCGGTTCGGTCAGTCCCCAGCCGATCCGCTCGTTCACTGCCGGCCGATCCACAGCAGGATACCTGCCGCGACGACGAGTACCCCCGCGAGCGCCGCGAACGCGACGGTGAAGTCGAGAGCCCCGGCCGTGAACCCCACGAAGGCGGGGCCGAGGCTGCCGACGCCCTGGAACAGCGCCCGGGCGGCCCCGAGGTCGCCGCCCGCGTTCGCGTCGGGCGCCGCGTCCAGCAGGATGGCGTCGATGACCGGGAACTGCGCCTTGTAGCCGACCGCGAAGAGGACGATGGCGACGCCGATACCGACCAGCGACTCGGCGACGACGAGCACACCGAGGGCGGCCGCGGCGAGGATCATCCCCGCGACGGCGACGGAGTGTCTGGGGAACCGATCGCTGACCGCACCCGAGACCGGCTTGATGGCGATGCCGAAGCCGAACAGCATCGCGTAGGCGGCACTCGCCAGCGTCGGCGAGAACGCCTTCGTCTCGCGGAGGAACTCCGGCAGGAAGTTCAGCACGCCGTTGACCATGAAGTAGAACAGGACGAACGAGACGATGCTCCAGCGCTGCCGCGGCGTGGCCAGGAGCCGGCGGGCGGTCGACAACACCGCCAGGTCGGCGGCCTCGACGACGTAAGGCTCGCGATTCCAGAGGACGAACAGCGCCGCCAGCGCGGCGAGGACGACCGCGACGGGCAGGAACACCGCACGCCACGTCGCCAGCGCGATCGCCGCGACCGCCGCGCCGGAGGCGAGCATCCCGCCGAGGTCGGTGCCCGCGCTGAAGACGCCAAGGGCCCGCCCTCGGTGCTCGACGAACAGGTCCGAGAGCAGCGCCCGCGAGGGGATGGCGTAGAGCCCCTTCCCGAGTCCGAAGACGCCCACGCCGGCGACGAACCACCAGTAGCTCCGGGCCGTCCCGACCACGACGCACGCGCCCGCGAGGACGACCAGCGACGGCACCAGCAGCGTCGCCCGGCTCCAGCTGTCCGAGAGCCGGCCGCTCGGGTACTGGAAGACGGCGTAGACGCCCTGCAGGACGGTCAGCGCGACGCCGGCCTGTGCCAGCGTCAGCGAGAGGTCCGTCCGGATCTCCGGCAGCAACGGCGGCACCGCGAAGCGTGCAAGCTGCAGTGCCGCCCACGCCAGCGCCGTGACCGCGAGCATCCGGCCGGTGTAGCCGCCCACCAGTCGCTCCTCGTGCTGCACGTCTCGAGTGGCGACCGGGCCCCACTTCGGTGTACGGATATCGAGACGAGGACTGCGGCGAGGGGCCGCTATGTCACGATTTATCCGTCTCTCGGCCCTACGTAGGGTGTGGCACCACTCGACGTGCTCGCCAGGAACGAGTCCGTGAACGCCGGTGTCGGCTGGCTGTCGACGGGCCTCGTGGCGTTCGTCGTCGTCCAGAGCGTCCTCTCTGGCGCCCTGCTGTGGGCCGGGTTCGCAGCGATCCTCCTCGCCGTCGTCGTCCTCCCGCCGATCTGGATGCGCGACTGGCGCGTGATGGCGCCGTGGCCGCTCCTGCTCGTCTCCGCGGTCGCCGCCCTCCTCGGCGGGTACGGGCTCTCGACGGAGGTCGCCGGCTACTTCGTCGTCGCCGGGTTCGCACTGCTGACGGCCGTCGAGATAGACGCGTTCACGTCCGTGGAGATGAGCCGTCGGTTCGCCGTCGCCTTCGCGGTCCTCTCGACGCTGGCCGTCCAGGGGCTGTGGGTGATCGCCCAGTACTACTCCGACCTGTGGCTTGACACCGGCTTCCTCCACTCTCAGCGAGAGCTCCAGGTCGACATCGTCGCCGTGACCGTGGTCGGCCTCGTCATGGGCGTCCTCTTCGAGTGGTACTTCGGTCGCGTCGAGCACGTCGGAACGTACGAACAACTGGACGACACCGCTCGTTCGCCATGACGCTCGGCGACCACCTGCAGCTCTCCGAGACACAGGAGTACCGCCTCGTCCGCGCCCTGCAGGTTGCGCTGGCCGTCATCCTCGGCTACGGGCTGGTGACGCTGCAGTTCGAACTGGCGGTCAACGCCGGCCTGCCCCTGGCGGTGACGTTCCTCCCAGCGCTCCTGCGGCGGGAGTACAGCTACACGATGGACGCCGGACTCGTCCTGCTGATCACCGTCGCGGTGTTCCTGCACGCCTTCGGCTCGCTGGGGTTCTACGTCTGGTTCTCGTGGTACGACGAGATCACCCACACGGTCTCGGCGTTCCTCGTCGCCGGCATCGGCTACGCGGTGCTGACGGCCCTCGAGAAGCACTCCTCGGAGATCGAGCTCACGTCGAACCTGCGGGGCGTCTTCATCCTCGTCTTCGTCCTCGCGTTCAGCGTCATCTGGGAGGTCTTCGAGTTCGGCGCCGTCTGGGTCTCGCAGGTCCTCGGGACGACGTCGCCGGTCCAGGTGTTCGGCATCGACGACATCGTCACCGATATGGTGTTCAACGTGATCGGCGGCGTCCTCGTCGCCGTCTGGGGGACCGGCTACTTCGAGGACTTCGTCCCGTTCATCCGGCGCCGACTCCGGTGAGGCGCCGGTCAGCCCGAGTCGTCGGCGTCCGAGTCGGAGCGAGACCCGTCGTCGGAATCCGGCTGGAGCTGCCGGACCAGGTTCAGGTGCATCAGGTGGAGGTGCATCCCGATCCCGAAGAGGATCAGTCCCAGGCCGACGAACGTCAGCGGCATCTGGATGGCCTGGATCGCCTGCGCGGGGCTGTCGAGGTTCGCGGGAAGGACGCCGACGACCGCCAGCAGGAACGCGATCACGATGACGCCCAGCCCTGCGCGGACGAGGCGTGAGTACCGACCGACCTGTTGAAGTCGCTCCTCGATCTCAGCGTTCGATGGGGTCGCCTCCTGTCCTGCCATACTATCGAAGTCGGCCTCCAGACATTTGGATATCTGGCCGCTAGGGAACCACCCTCGAACGAACGCAGAGGCGACGACAATCAGAACGTGCGTTGATTCCAGAAAATCCCTACCCGAAAATACTTAGGCCCCCCGGTGTACCCGTTCTGGCTATGGTCTCCCGCCGAACGCAGGCCGCCCTCCTCGCGGTCGTCGGCCTCCTCCTGGTCACGAACTCCATCTGGCTGTTCCCGCACGCCGGTGAGTCCGAGTACACGTACGAGCGCTCGGAGATCACCGTCGAAGACGGGACGATAACCTACGACGGCATCGACAACCGTCGGTTCCACCGCCGGAACAATCTCCAAGATGTCGGTTGCCAGCGGACCGATCGGGAGGGCGAACGCGCCTGCGCGTTCGACGAGTACCTCGCGGACAACCCGCCGGTTACGGTCTCGAGACAGCTGAAGTGGGGCCATGCCACTCCCGATTTCGTCGAGATCAACGGCGACTACTATCGACGGATCCACCGACCGAACGACTCCAACGTGACGCACGACGTCACGCAAGTCCCGCCGAGGAGCGTCCTGACCCAATCCGCGGCCGACGTCTCGGGCCACTCGATCCCCGACCGCAGCACCACCACCCTGGAACACTACGCCGCCGTCAGCGGCGAGACGGTGACGTCGTTCGAGGAACTCGAGCGGGACGACCTCGGTCGCATCTACCTCCAGAACGGGACCTTCTACACCGTCGTGGGTACCGACAGATCGATCAACCACCCCGGACCGGAGTTCCGGCAGTACCAGGCACTCCGGTACGTGCTCGGGTTCGTCGGCGTCGTTCTCCTGTTGATAGGGACCCACATTGAACTCACCCGGGAGGGCGACTAGCGGTCGCGAACGAGTCGGGATCAGCCCTGCCCTCGAAGCCACCGGAAGCGGTTAGGAGGATCCAGTCCCTACTGCCGACGGGATGTCCGTCCCCGAGACACTCACCTGCGAGACCTGCGACGCCGAGGTCCGCAGCGAGGCGGCCCGGCGGACGAAGACGATGGGCGGTCTCGACCCGAAGAAGTGGCAGACGCTCTGCTGTCCGCACTGCGGGAGCCGACTGAAGACCGTGTTCGTCGGTTTGGAGTAGCGTGTTCCCGCCAGCCCACCCCGGCGTCGCCTACCTCCTGTACAGCGGGAGTCGCCGAATCGTCGACGAGGAAGCGCCGACGACCCTGGCGACGCTAGCCCTCGTGGGCGGTGCGGTGCTCCCGGACCTGATCGACCAGCCCCTGTACCACCTCGCCGGGTTCCCGACGACGCGAACGATCGGCCACACGCTGCTGCTGGCACTCCCGGTCTGCCTCGCCGTCGCCCGCCTCGTTCGCCGCTCGTCGCTCCCGCAGCCGGTCGGCACGGCCTTCGCGTTCGGGTACGGCGCACACCTGGCCGGCGACGCGCTCTGGCCGCTCGTCCTCGGGCTCCGCGACGAACTCGGGTTCCTGCTGTGGCCCGTCACCCCCATGCCCGAGTACGAGGGCACGAAGCCGCTGGTCGATATCGGCGGGGCGACGGTCACCACGCTGTGGGTGGAACTCGTGTTGCTGGCGCTCGCGGTGGCGCTGTGGTGGAACGACGGCCGTCCCGGGAGTCCAGTGTGACGCTCAGGTCGCGTCCTCGGGTGATGCCCCGGTCTCAGGGACGAGCGCGCCAGCGTCGCCCGGTCCCTCGTCGTCGAGTCCACGGACGAGTAGCGTCGCTCCGATTCGACGCTCGACACCGTTCTCACGAGGAGGATGGACGCCGCTCGTTGAACTGCGCTGTGCCGGCGGCCTGTGGCGCAGTCCCGTCGGGTCTAGTCGTCGCCAGCGAACCGCTGGATCGTGAGGTACAGCACGCTGAACATCACGACGAAGACGATCAGGCCCCGCAGGCCCCTGGCGAGAGTGCTCTTCTCGCTGCCATCGGCGGACTCCTCGGTCTCCGCCTCGTCGACGTCCGCTTCGTCGGTGGGCGCCACGGGCTCGCCGGTCACCTCCTGGACGGCCTCGAGGATCGGGTCGCGGAGCGGCGAGAGCAGCCCCACGCGGACCACGTCTCTGACGACGTCCTGGACGAGTTCGCTCTCGAGATCGAGTTCGGTGTTCATGGTCGCGGTCTACGTCCAGGTTCGGCCGCCGCGCCTATAATACTCCGTGGCATTGGCGTGACATCGACTACGTCGAGGCTCTCGTGACGACCAGAAAACGTTCGAGGAGAGGCCGTTCGAGACGTCCGGCGTCGCCGCCGTTCGCAGTGCGACGCGGTCAGTCGTCGCCGACGCCCTGCAGTTCGGTCAGCGACTCGAGGTCGGGGATGTCCTCGGCGGCGTCCTTGATCTGCTCCATCCGCTCGACGTGCTTGTCGGTAGCGAAGGCCTGCAGCTCCGTCGGCGAGGGACCGACGTCCTCGACGTACTCGTCCTCGGGATTGGCGGCGATCTTGTTGACGTACGGCAGGATCTCGTTGACGGTGTCGTCGAGCAGTTGCGGGTCGACGCCCTCCTCGACGAGCTCCTTGAGCTTCGCCATCCCGAAGCCGACGTGGCGGCCCTCGTCCTGCCGGATGAGCGTGAAGCCCTCGTAGAGGCCGGGGAGGTGCGGCAGCTCCGGATGGTCGCTCTCCGAGTAGGACTGCTGCATCCCGTAGTAGCCGGTCTGGGCGAGGATGCCCTCGATGACGAGGTGGTAGTGGCAGTACGCCTTCGCGAACGTCTCGGGCGAGGGGTCGTCGAGCAGGCGGTTCATCGCGTCCTCGTTGCGCTCGAAGAGCTCGTCGTAGGCGTCGTTGAACCACTTGTCGTCGGTCGGCGAGGAGCGCTCGAAGCCGAGTTCGTCCTCGGCGTGGTGGATGACCTCCCGCCAGTAGCGGTCGAAGTGGTCGGTGTGTTTGGCCTCCTCGTAGATCTGCGTCGTGACGAACATCTGGTCGTCGATGTCGTCGAGGGCGGTCGCCAGCGGCGCGAGGTCCTCGGTGACCGCCTGCTCGCCGGCGCCGAACCGCGCGACGCCCATCCGCATCCCGTCGAAGTGCGACTCCGCCTCGTCGACGGTCTGCAGGTGGTCGACGAGCGCCGCCTTGTCGGCCTCGAGGTCGATGTCGAAGGGGTCCCAGTGTCGTTCCACCGCGTTCCGGTAGTAGCGCGTCCCCCGACTCTCCCGGTCCAGCTGGAGATGCCGCGTGTTATCGATATTCATGGTCGGTGCTTCCTTTGCGAGCCACCACCATAGGTGTTCGACCGCGCACTGCAGGTTCGTTGAAAAGCCGGCCGTCGAAGTACAGGGACGGGCCCGGCGTCGCCGTCGGTCAGAACGTGTAGGCGAGCATCACTTCGTCGACGTGGTCGTCGCCGATGGTGTAGTGGTCCTTGCGGACGCCCTCGGTCTCCCAGCCGTTGTTCTCGAGGAAGGCCAGCGCGCGGTCGTTCGTCGTCGGGACGCTGTTGTACACCTTCCGGTAGCCGTTGGCCTCCGCCCAGTCGAGGGCGCGCTCGGTGAGGCGGGTGCCGATGCCGTGGCCCTGGAACTCGCTGCGGACGCCGACCGTCAGCTGGGCGTTGCTCTGGAGCTTGTCGAGCTGCGGGAGGTCGAGGTGCGACCAGCCGACGACCTCGCCGTCGACCGTGGCGACGAAGAAGACGCGAGACTCGGCGGTGTTGTGCCGGTTGACGGCGTCCTCGTAGAGGAGCTGTTCGGCGATGGACTCGGCGACGACGTACGTCTCCTCGCTGGTGACGTCGCGGATGGTGTTGATGAGGCTCTCGAAGTCGGCCTGGCGGGCCGGCCGGACGACGTACTCGAGGCCGTCGTCGGTCGAGTACGCCTCGACGGAGCCGACGTCAAGGGCGACCTCCAGGGTGCCGCCGTCGTCCTCAAGGTAGCCGCGGGACTGCAGCCGCTCGAGGGCGTCCTGGAACTCCTCGGGGGGCAGCGACGTCACCTCGCGGACGCGGTGTCGCGCCGCCGTCCCGTGGCGCTCGACGAACCGGTAGATCTCCTCGCCGGCCTCGCTCTCGAAGGTCGGCCGATCGCTGGTCTCCATATCGGTGGGACGACCGGCACGTCTTTGAGCCTTTGGTTCTGGTTAGCACGGGGTCCGACCGGAACGGCGCGACCCGACGCCGACCGGAACGGCGCGTAAGTGCGGCCTTCGCCCCCGCGCTGCCTCGAGACCGCCGGACTACGGGAAGCGTACTAAAGGAGCGGTCCGACGTCGTGTCGGTATGGCCGAACTGCTGCGCCAGGCCGAGGAATCGTCGAGCGACGACCGGCCGTCGATCGTCCACTGGATCGGTCGCGGCGTCCAGGGCGGACTGGTCGCGACGTTCGTGATGACCGCGTTCCGGCTCCCGCTGATGCGGTCGCTCCCGCCGTCGGCGAACTTCTGGGCGAAGTTTGTCCGGGGCGGCGACCCCGAGGACTACCCGGTCGCCGGCCTGCTGCTCCACCTCGTCTACGGCGTCACGTCCGGCGCCGTCTTCGGCGGACTTTTCGGCTTCCTGGACTCCGAACGGCCCATCGAGGCCGAACAGCGCGGCATCATGTGGGGTGCGGTCTACGGCATGGGCCTGTCGGCGTTCGGGTCGCGCGTCATGCTCGAGGAGATCCTCGACATCCGGCTCGACGAGGACGAACTCACGCTGTTCCACGCCGGCCACCTCGTCTACGGCCTCACGCTCGGCGCGTGGGTCGGCTCCCGCGGCGAGGGCGCCGACGACCCCGAGGAGGAGTACGACTACGAGGACTGACCGGCGAGCCCAGGGCTCTGGAGTGAGAGCGACTGCAAAAAGGGCGGCCAGAGTGCCCTTGTGAATCGCGGTGCTGCGGGGCGACTTACTGCTGCTGTTCGATCGCCTGCTGGACGCGGCGGACGATGCCGGAGGCGCCCTGCTGCTCCAGTTTCTCCTCTATCTTGTTCAGGCGGAAGTAGCTCGCGAAGGCCAGCAGCGTCGGCGGCCACAGCCCGATGAACAGGCCCTGCTCCTTGTCGCCCTTCCCGTAGAACGCCGCCCAGGCGAGCAGGACGGACGCACCTGCGGTCAGCACCAGCGGATCGATGGCGGTGCTCTTCGACGCTTCTTTCGACTCCTTCATCTGCGATTGGTTCTGCATGCATAGGTACTCGCGCCGCTTTGCCCTTTGTTAGCAACAGGGTGCGAACGGAAAGCCAGGGCACCTCAGAGTAAGACCGCCGTACATCGCTCGCGGCGGTCGCAGCGAGCGCTCGGAACGCGGTCGGTCCCGATGGAAGTAATCAGCGGTCCGAGCCGGTGACAGAACGCGGTTTCAGGCGTTGCGCCGGGCTTTCCCGGGAGTAACGCGAACGTACATTTTGATTGACGTGTTGGCGGTCGGGAAGCCGACGTATACTAATCCGGCTGTCGCGGCTACGTCCATCCGCATGAGCATGGACTCAATCGAAGACCTGTTCGAGCACCAGCTGGAGGACATCTACTTCGCCGAGAACGAGCTCCTGGACGCCCTCGAGGAGCTCGCAGAGCAGACCGAGAACGAGGAGATCGCGTCGGCCTTCGAGGAGCACCACGAGGAGACCGAGGGCCACGTCGACCGCCTCGAGGAGGTCTTCGACATCATCGGCGAGCCGCCGGAGACCGAGGAGTGCGAGGCGATCCAGGGACTCGTCGAGGAGCACGAGTCGTTCCTCGACGAGGACCCCGAACAGCACATCCTCGACGTCCACAACATCAACGCCGCCGAGAAGACCGAGCACTACGAGATCGCGGCCTACGGGAACCTCGCGTTCCTGGCCGACCAGCTCGGCTACGACGAGGCGGCCGACCTGCTGGGCCAGAACCTCGAGGAGGAGAAGGAGGCCCTCGAGAAGCTCAAGGACCTCACCGAGTCCTACGACTACCAGCAGATCCCCGCGTAACGCGGTTCGTGGCCGGAAACCCCGCTTTTTTGCCCGAGAGCGCCGACGTGGCTCCTGAGAGCTGATGGTCGAGGTCCCGCCGGAGGTCGAGCAGGTGTCCGAGGAGTACAGCCAGCTCGCCGAACCGGCCGCCTGGGGCATCTTCGCGTTCGTCGTCGCCTACCTCGTCGGACAGCTGGTGGTCAGGCCGGCCATCATGCGCGTCATCCGCCGGCGCAACCAGCGGAACCCGACGCTCGTCGACGCCGTCGGTCGGTACACGCGGCTGGCGATCCTCGTCCTCGCGGCGATCATCGGCCTCGCGTTCTCCGGGTACGGCGACCTCCTCTCGGGGTCGGCGCTCGTCATCGCGGCAGCGACGCTGGCGCTGGGCGTCGCCGGCC includes:
- a CDS encoding MFS transporter, translated to MLAVTALAWAALQLARFAVPPLLPEIRTDLSLTLAQAGVALTVLQGVYAVFQYPSGRLSDSWSRATLLVPSLVVLAGACVVVGTARSYWWFVAGVGVFGLGKGLYAIPSRALLSDLFVEHRGRALGVFSAGTDLGGMLASGAAVAAIALATWRAVFLPVAVVLAALAALFVLWNREPYVVEAADLAVLSTARRLLATPRQRWSIVSFVLFYFMVNGVLNFLPEFLRETKAFSPTLASAAYAMLFGFGIAIKPVSGAVSDRFPRHSVAVAGMILAAAALGVLVVAESLVGIGVAIVLFAVGYKAQFPVIDAILLDAAPDANAGGDLGAARALFQGVGSLGPAFVGFTAGALDFTVAFAALAGVLVVAAGILLWIGRQ
- a CDS encoding GNAT family N-acetyltransferase; the protein is METSDRPTFESEAGEEIYRFVERHGTAARHRVREVTSLPPEEFQDALERLQSRGYLEDDGGTLEVALDVGSVEAYSTDDGLEYVVRPARQADFESLINTIRDVTSEETYVVAESIAEQLLYEDAVNRHNTAESRVFFVATVDGEVVGWSHLDLPQLDKLQSNAQLTVGVRSEFQGHGIGTRLTERALDWAEANGYRKVYNSVPTTNDRALAFLENNGWETEGVRKDHYTIGDDHVDEVMLAYTF
- a CDS encoding ferritin-like domain-containing protein; the protein is MSMDSIEDLFEHQLEDIYFAENELLDALEELAEQTENEEIASAFEEHHEETEGHVDRLEEVFDIIGEPPETEECEAIQGLVEEHESFLDEDPEQHILDVHNINAAEKTEHYEIAAYGNLAFLADQLGYDEAADLLGQNLEEEKEALEKLKDLTESYDYQQIPA
- a CDS encoding ABC transporter ATP-binding protein, translating into MGTADDDGVFEVYRDRVDRPLSRLFREYGLREIEWFTLGMVANVTARVASLLPPLVLGVAIDAVFVGESDYTLPLVPDAWLPTGDEAQFWFSVAVIVGSFVVTGVFTWIYGVAANVFAHRVMHDVRTDSFAKMQRLDMPFFDDKQTGEVMSVLNNDASNLEVFLDNALQNSARLGVMVLGIAAVLVYLNWQLALVTLVVIPAMVGFTLWFMRAVEPRYVAQRSSVGDLNTRLENSLGGVELVKASATEDHETEKVTAASYSYFEHTMAVLRLNYLYRPGMELLAGVAFAATFLVGGVWLFSGAPGPFTGELSVGAFVTFIFLTQRIVTPLAEVSNIVDQYENAKASSERVFGLMDVPVKITGPDDHAPLDDVAGRVEYRDVDFAYPETALAAAEGDEHGELVLSDVTFTAEPGETVALVGPTGAGKSTVCKLLLRLYDVTDGEIRLDGTDIREYALEDLRGAIGYVSQDTVLFDGTVAENIRYGRFDASHEDVVAAAKDAEAHEFIQRLPQGYDTRVGEDGVKLSGGQRQRLSIARTVLQDPEILVFDEATSAVDTETELLIQRSLERLTEDRTTFVIAHRLSTVRDADRILVLDGGEIVERGTHEALLEDGGLYATLWSVQAGEIESLPDEFLADARRRAAERPPRDGED
- a CDS encoding ribonucleotide-diphosphate reductase subunit beta, with translation MNIDNTRHLQLDRESRGTRYYRNAVERHWDPFDIDLEADKAALVDHLQTVDEAESHFDGMRMGVARFGAGEQAVTEDLAPLATALDDIDDQMFVTTQIYEEAKHTDHFDRYWREVIHHAEDELGFERSSPTDDKWFNDAYDELFERNEDAMNRLLDDPSPETFAKAYCHYHLVIEGILAQTGYYGMQQSYSESDHPELPHLPGLYEGFTLIRQDEGRHVGFGMAKLKELVEEGVDPQLLDDTVNEILPYVNKIAANPEDEYVEDVGPSPTELQAFATDKHVERMEQIKDAAEDIPDLESLTELQGVGDD
- a CDS encoding metal-dependent hydrolase, producing the protein MFPPAHPGVAYLLYSGSRRIVDEEAPTTLATLALVGGAVLPDLIDQPLYHLAGFPTTRTIGHTLLLALPVCLAVARLVRRSSLPQPVGTAFAFGYGAHLAGDALWPLVLGLRDELGFLLWPVTPMPEYEGTKPLVDIGGATVTTLWVELVLLALAVALWWNDGRPGSPV